A single region of the Halorubrum depositum genome encodes:
- a CDS encoding HalOD1 output domain-containing protein, which translates to MNIKTSRDGDVPVYKVDLDEATDRSTSNVVVSSIADLTGRDPNDLDPLWDSVDPEALDSFVDHASEYSTPYQLSFQYQEHTVDIVENRWLRITPTEEATSSASD; encoded by the coding sequence ATGAATATCAAAACGAGTAGGGACGGAGACGTCCCCGTATACAAAGTCGATCTGGACGAGGCCACCGACCGATCGACGAGCAATGTAGTGGTCAGCAGTATCGCAGACTTGACTGGCCGAGACCCGAACGACCTCGATCCGTTGTGGGACAGCGTGGATCCGGAAGCGTTGGACTCGTTCGTGGACCACGCGAGCGAATACTCGACTCCGTATCAGCTCTCTTTCCAGTACCAGGAGCACACGGTCGACATCGTCGAGAACCGATGGCTTCGGATCACCCCAACCGAAGAAGCGACTTCGTCCGCGAGCGATTAG
- a CDS encoding ferredoxin translates to MSDEADEGDEVLRASDIGGEGPPIEEKPYKIVFEANKCFGAGKCAEVADNWVMDVQSGMAKPRSYYIGEDELEENVRAAEVCPAKKERGVIHVVDRRTDEEIAPDPHGDGTLSVDW, encoded by the coding sequence ATGAGCGACGAGGCGGACGAGGGCGACGAGGTGTTGCGCGCCAGCGACATCGGCGGGGAGGGACCGCCGATCGAGGAGAAGCCGTACAAGATCGTCTTCGAGGCCAACAAGTGCTTCGGGGCGGGGAAGTGCGCCGAGGTCGCCGACAACTGGGTGATGGACGTCCAGAGCGGGATGGCGAAGCCGCGGTCGTACTACATCGGCGAGGACGAACTGGAGGAGAACGTGCGGGCGGCAGAGGTGTGTCCCGCTAAGAAGGAACGGGGCGTAATCCACGTCGTCGACCGACGCACGGACGAGGAGATCGCGCCCGACCCGCACGGCGACGGCACGCTCTCCGTCGACTGGTAG
- a CDS encoding DUF7508 domain-containing protein: MSLAKPWRDLDRSTVGSAPSRYALYELGDADGDTVGFGAGVLRDELKEALAYGDAERVRWELADSAEHAERLLAEHVED, translated from the coding sequence GTGAGCCTCGCGAAGCCCTGGCGCGACCTCGACCGCTCGACCGTCGGGAGCGCGCCGAGCCGCTACGCGCTGTACGAGCTCGGCGACGCCGACGGCGACACGGTCGGGTTCGGCGCGGGCGTGCTCCGCGACGAGCTGAAGGAGGCGCTCGCGTACGGGGACGCGGAGCGGGTGCGGTGGGAACTCGCCGACTCGGCCGAGCACGCGGAGCGCCTGCTCGCCGAGCACGTCGAGGACTGA